In a single window of the Nicotiana tomentosiformis chromosome 10, ASM39032v3, whole genome shotgun sequence genome:
- the LOC138900455 gene encoding uncharacterized protein, with protein MEMLKQIQVNIPLINALRDMPGYAKMMKDLMSRKFDFQDLAIVTLTQTCSVVVTRPIAEKLTDPGSFTIPCTIGSYAFAKTLCDLGASINRMPLSIYKTLGIGRARPTSMLLQLAYRTVKRPSGILDDVLVQVGKFVFPADFVILDCQVDEEIPIILGRPFLATGITLIDCEMEELKMRLNNEEITFNVQQTMRRPVSLQIALC; from the coding sequence atggaaatgctgaagcaaattcagGTAAACATTCCTCTAATTAATGCTTTGAGGGacatgcccggttatgcaaaaatgatgaaggacttgatgtctcgtaagttcGACTTCCAAGACTTGGCAATTGTCACATTGACACAGACCTGTAGTGTTGTTGTGACAAGACCTATAGCTGAGAAGTTAACCGATCCTGGAAGCTtcacaattccatgcaccatagGTAGCTATGCATTTGCCAAAacattgtgtgatttgggagcaagtATAAATCGGATGCCATTGTCTATCTATAAAacgttaggcattggaagagcaaggCCAACATCCATGTTACTACAACTAGCTTACCGAACGGTGAAAAGGCCATCTGGTATACTTGACGATGTACTTGTGCAAGTTGGAAAATTCGTGTTtccagcagattttgtcattttggactgccaggttgatgaagagattcccataattttgggaaggccattcttggccACAGGGATAACTCTGATTGATTGTGAAATGGAGGAGCTAAAGATGAGGCTgaataatgaagaaataacatttaATGTGCAACAGACTATGCGACGACCAGTGAGTTTGCAAATTGCTCTTTGTTAG